The Vulpes vulpes isolate BD-2025 chromosome 8, VulVul3, whole genome shotgun sequence genome has a window encoding:
- the PSMD4 gene encoding 26S proteasome non-ATPase regulatory subunit 4 isoform X1 yields the protein MVLESTMVCVVLRPAPDLLSVGSQSPASPAHLPQAEDTLFASVDNSEYMRNGDFLPTRLQAQQDAVNIVCHSKTRSNPENNVGLITLANDCEVLTTLTPDTGRILSKLHTVQPKGKITFCTGIRVAHLALKHRQGKNHKMRIIAFVGSPVEDNEKDLVKLAKRLKKEKVNVDIINFGEEEVNTEKLTAFVNTLNGKDGTGSHLVTVPPGPSLADALISSPILAGEGGAMLGLGASDFEFGVDPSADPELALALRVSMEEQRQRQEEEARRAAAASAAEAGIATAGAEDSDDALLKMTISQQEFGRSGLPDLSSMTEEEQIAYAMQMSLQGAEFGQAESADIDASSAMDTSEPAKEEDDYDVMQDPEFLQSVLENLPGVDPNNEAIRNAMGSLASQANKDGKKDKKEEDKK from the exons ATGGTGTTGGAAAGCACTATGGTTTG CGTCGTCTTAAGGCCAGCCCCAGATCTGCTGTCTGTAGGTAGCCAGAGTCCTGCTTCTCCGGCTCATCTGCCCCAAGCGGAGGACACACTTTTTGCAAG TGTGGACAACAGTGAGTATATGCGGAATGGGGACTTCTTACCCACCCGGCTGCAGGCCCAACAAGATGCTGTCAACATAGTTTGTCACTCTAAGACCCGCAGCAACCCTGAAAACAACGTGGGCCTCATCACACTGGCCAA TGATTGTGAAGTGCTGACCACACTCACCCCTGACACCGGCCGCATTCTTTCCAAGCTCCACACTGTGCAACCCAAGGGCAAGATCACCTTCTGTACTGGTATCCGCGTGGCTCAT CTGGCTCTGAAGCACAGGCAGGGCAAGAATCACAAGATGCGCATTATTGCCTTCGTGGGAAGCCCCGTGGAGGACAACGAGAAGGAT CTGGTGAAACTGGCTAAACGTCTCAAGAAGGAGAAAGTAAATGTTGACATTATCAATTTTGGGGAAGAG GAGGTGAACACAGAAAAGCTGACAGCCTTTGTAAACACATTGAATGGCAAAGATGGAACCGGTTCTCATCTGGTGACAGTGCCCCCTGGGCCCAGCTTGGCTGATGCGCTCATCAGTTCTCCAATTCTGGCTGGTGAAGGTGGTGCCATGCTGGGTCTTGGTGCTAGTGACTTTGAATTCGGAGTGGATCCCAGTGCTGATCCCGAGCTGGCCCTG GCCCTCCGTGTTTCTATGGAAgagcagcggcagcggcaggaggaggaggcccgGCGGGCAGCTGCAGCCTCTGCTGCTGAGGCGGGGATTGCTACGGCTGGGGCCGAAG acTCCGATGACGCCCTGCTGAAGATGACCATCAGCCAGCAGGAGTTTGGCCGGAGCGGGCTCCCCGACCTAAGCAGTATGACTGAGGAGGAGCAGATTGCCTATGCTATGCAGATGTCCCTGCAGGGTGCAG AGTTCGGCCAGGCAGAATCAGCTGACATCGATGCCAGTTCAGCCATGGACACATCTGAGCCCGCCAAG GAGGAGGATGATTATGATGTGATGCAGGACCCCGAGTTCCTTCAGAGCGTCCTGGAGAACCTTCCAGGCGTGGATCCCAACAACGAAGCTATTCGAAATGCCATGGGCTCTCTGGCCTCGCAGGCCAACAAGGATGGCAAGAAGGACAAAAAGGAGGAGGATAAGAAATGA
- the PSMD4 gene encoding 26S proteasome non-ATPase regulatory subunit 4 isoform X3 yields the protein MRNGDFLPTRLQAQQDAVNIVCHSKTRSNPENNVGLITLANDCEVLTTLTPDTGRILSKLHTVQPKGKITFCTGIRVAHLALKHRQGKNHKMRIIAFVGSPVEDNEKDLVKLAKRLKKEKVNVDIINFGEEEVNTEKLTAFVNTLNGKDGTGSHLVTVPPGPSLADALISSPILAGEGGAMLGLGASDFEFGVDPSADPELALALRVSMEEQRQRQEEEARRAAAASAAEAGIATAGAEDSDDALLKMTISQQEFGRSGLPDLSSMTEEEQIAYAMQMSLQGAEFGQAESADIDASSAMDTSEPAKEEDDYDVMQDPEFLQSVLENLPGVDPNNEAIRNAMGSLASQANKDGKKDKKEEDKK from the exons ATGCGGAATGGGGACTTCTTACCCACCCGGCTGCAGGCCCAACAAGATGCTGTCAACATAGTTTGTCACTCTAAGACCCGCAGCAACCCTGAAAACAACGTGGGCCTCATCACACTGGCCAA TGATTGTGAAGTGCTGACCACACTCACCCCTGACACCGGCCGCATTCTTTCCAAGCTCCACACTGTGCAACCCAAGGGCAAGATCACCTTCTGTACTGGTATCCGCGTGGCTCAT CTGGCTCTGAAGCACAGGCAGGGCAAGAATCACAAGATGCGCATTATTGCCTTCGTGGGAAGCCCCGTGGAGGACAACGAGAAGGAT CTGGTGAAACTGGCTAAACGTCTCAAGAAGGAGAAAGTAAATGTTGACATTATCAATTTTGGGGAAGAG GAGGTGAACACAGAAAAGCTGACAGCCTTTGTAAACACATTGAATGGCAAAGATGGAACCGGTTCTCATCTGGTGACAGTGCCCCCTGGGCCCAGCTTGGCTGATGCGCTCATCAGTTCTCCAATTCTGGCTGGTGAAGGTGGTGCCATGCTGGGTCTTGGTGCTAGTGACTTTGAATTCGGAGTGGATCCCAGTGCTGATCCCGAGCTGGCCCTG GCCCTCCGTGTTTCTATGGAAgagcagcggcagcggcaggaggaggaggcccgGCGGGCAGCTGCAGCCTCTGCTGCTGAGGCGGGGATTGCTACGGCTGGGGCCGAAG acTCCGATGACGCCCTGCTGAAGATGACCATCAGCCAGCAGGAGTTTGGCCGGAGCGGGCTCCCCGACCTAAGCAGTATGACTGAGGAGGAGCAGATTGCCTATGCTATGCAGATGTCCCTGCAGGGTGCAG AGTTCGGCCAGGCAGAATCAGCTGACATCGATGCCAGTTCAGCCATGGACACATCTGAGCCCGCCAAG GAGGAGGATGATTATGATGTGATGCAGGACCCCGAGTTCCTTCAGAGCGTCCTGGAGAACCTTCCAGGCGTGGATCCCAACAACGAAGCTATTCGAAATGCCATGGGCTCTCTGGCCTCGCAGGCCAACAAGGATGGCAAGAAGGACAAAAAGGAGGAGGATAAGAAATGA
- the PSMD4 gene encoding 26S proteasome non-ATPase regulatory subunit 4 isoform X2, producing MVLESTMVCVDNSEYMRNGDFLPTRLQAQQDAVNIVCHSKTRSNPENNVGLITLANDCEVLTTLTPDTGRILSKLHTVQPKGKITFCTGIRVAHLALKHRQGKNHKMRIIAFVGSPVEDNEKDLVKLAKRLKKEKVNVDIINFGEEEVNTEKLTAFVNTLNGKDGTGSHLVTVPPGPSLADALISSPILAGEGGAMLGLGASDFEFGVDPSADPELALALRVSMEEQRQRQEEEARRAAAASAAEAGIATAGAEDSDDALLKMTISQQEFGRSGLPDLSSMTEEEQIAYAMQMSLQGAEFGQAESADIDASSAMDTSEPAKEEDDYDVMQDPEFLQSVLENLPGVDPNNEAIRNAMGSLASQANKDGKKDKKEEDKK from the exons ATGGTGTTGGAAAGCACTATGGTTTG TGTGGACAACAGTGAGTATATGCGGAATGGGGACTTCTTACCCACCCGGCTGCAGGCCCAACAAGATGCTGTCAACATAGTTTGTCACTCTAAGACCCGCAGCAACCCTGAAAACAACGTGGGCCTCATCACACTGGCCAA TGATTGTGAAGTGCTGACCACACTCACCCCTGACACCGGCCGCATTCTTTCCAAGCTCCACACTGTGCAACCCAAGGGCAAGATCACCTTCTGTACTGGTATCCGCGTGGCTCAT CTGGCTCTGAAGCACAGGCAGGGCAAGAATCACAAGATGCGCATTATTGCCTTCGTGGGAAGCCCCGTGGAGGACAACGAGAAGGAT CTGGTGAAACTGGCTAAACGTCTCAAGAAGGAGAAAGTAAATGTTGACATTATCAATTTTGGGGAAGAG GAGGTGAACACAGAAAAGCTGACAGCCTTTGTAAACACATTGAATGGCAAAGATGGAACCGGTTCTCATCTGGTGACAGTGCCCCCTGGGCCCAGCTTGGCTGATGCGCTCATCAGTTCTCCAATTCTGGCTGGTGAAGGTGGTGCCATGCTGGGTCTTGGTGCTAGTGACTTTGAATTCGGAGTGGATCCCAGTGCTGATCCCGAGCTGGCCCTG GCCCTCCGTGTTTCTATGGAAgagcagcggcagcggcaggaggaggaggcccgGCGGGCAGCTGCAGCCTCTGCTGCTGAGGCGGGGATTGCTACGGCTGGGGCCGAAG acTCCGATGACGCCCTGCTGAAGATGACCATCAGCCAGCAGGAGTTTGGCCGGAGCGGGCTCCCCGACCTAAGCAGTATGACTGAGGAGGAGCAGATTGCCTATGCTATGCAGATGTCCCTGCAGGGTGCAG AGTTCGGCCAGGCAGAATCAGCTGACATCGATGCCAGTTCAGCCATGGACACATCTGAGCCCGCCAAG GAGGAGGATGATTATGATGTGATGCAGGACCCCGAGTTCCTTCAGAGCGTCCTGGAGAACCTTCCAGGCGTGGATCCCAACAACGAAGCTATTCGAAATGCCATGGGCTCTCTGGCCTCGCAGGCCAACAAGGATGGCAAGAAGGACAAAAAGGAGGAGGATAAGAAATGA